A genome region from Chlorogloeopsis sp. ULAP01 includes the following:
- a CDS encoding GTP-binding protein, whose amino-acid sequence MPLSRIITLIVGLIVILGLSLWLIDSLTRLYGQLTWSSPLLGNLLLFLLIVLIGALIATFIYYFVIIREGEQRSRRRNRRIRQVQIPAAKSEAASSTLEAVRQQVSQIQDEVTRQALLSKSREIEANLARGEIQVVVFGTGSAGKTSLVNAIMGRMVGRVDAPMGTTQAGETYCLRLKGLERKILITDTPGILEAGVAGTEREQLARELATEADLLLFVVDNDLRRSEYEPLRALAEIGKRSVLILNKTDLYTEEDKEVILARLRQRVRGFIAPGDVVAIAANPQSAQLENGEIFQPEPEILPLLRRMAAILRAEGEDLVADNILLQSLRLGEEARKLIDAQRRRQADKIVDRYQWIGAGVVSVTPLPVVDLLATAAVNAQMVVELGRVYGCELNMERGRELALSLAKTIAGLGIVKGAIQLLSTALQLNVGTFVIGRAIQGVTAAYLTRIAGKSFIEYFRNDQDWGDGGMTEVVQRQFQLNRRDEFIKAFVQEAIARVVKPITQRAEIVEQERQNRLETGD is encoded by the coding sequence ATGCCTCTGTCGCGCATCATCACACTCATCGTTGGGCTGATCGTCATTTTAGGACTCAGTCTATGGTTGATTGATTCCCTAACTCGGCTTTATGGGCAGTTAACCTGGAGTTCTCCGTTGTTGGGGAATTTATTGCTGTTTTTGCTAATTGTCCTGATTGGAGCATTAATAGCCACCTTTATTTATTACTTTGTGATTATTCGGGAAGGCGAGCAGCGTTCCCGACGCCGAAACAGAAGAATTAGGCAAGTGCAAATTCCTGCTGCTAAATCAGAAGCAGCTTCTTCTACCTTAGAAGCTGTAAGGCAACAGGTATCGCAAATTCAAGATGAAGTGACACGCCAAGCATTACTAAGTAAATCGCGAGAAATTGAAGCGAACTTGGCACGTGGTGAAATTCAAGTCGTCGTATTTGGCACAGGCAGTGCTGGCAAAACCTCCTTGGTAAATGCGATTATGGGACGCATGGTGGGCAGAGTAGATGCGCCGATGGGAACAACCCAGGCAGGTGAAACTTATTGTCTGCGGTTGAAAGGTTTAGAACGGAAAATTTTAATTACCGATACGCCGGGGATTTTAGAAGCGGGGGTAGCGGGAACCGAGAGAGAACAACTAGCAAGAGAACTGGCAACAGAAGCAGATTTGCTGTTGTTTGTGGTGGATAATGACTTACGGCGATCGGAGTATGAACCATTGCGAGCATTGGCAGAAATCGGCAAGCGTTCTGTACTGATCCTAAATAAGACTGATTTATATACAGAAGAAGATAAAGAAGTAATCTTGGCACGATTGCGACAACGGGTGCGGGGATTTATTGCTCCTGGTGATGTGGTAGCGATCGCTGCTAATCCCCAATCTGCACAATTAGAAAATGGGGAAATCTTCCAGCCTGAGCCAGAAATTTTACCATTACTCCGACGGATGGCAGCAATTTTGCGAGCAGAAGGTGAAGATTTAGTCGCAGATAATATTCTTCTGCAATCCCTACGCTTAGGAGAAGAAGCGCGGAAACTCATCGATGCTCAACGTCGCCGTCAAGCTGACAAAATTGTAGACAGGTATCAATGGATCGGTGCTGGTGTGGTGTCAGTGACTCCATTACCAGTAGTAGATTTGCTAGCAACTGCTGCTGTCAATGCCCAAATGGTAGTGGAACTTGGCAGAGTCTACGGTTGTGAACTAAATATGGAACGCGGGCGCGAACTAGCGCTTTCTCTGGCAAAAACAATTGCTGGTTTAGGAATTGTTAAAGGTGCAATTCAGTTACTTTCTACCGCTTTGCAATTGAATGTCGGTACTTTTGTTATTGGCAGGGCAATCCAAGGTGTAACAGCAGCATATCTGACACGCATTGCCGGAAAAAGTTTTATTGAGTATTTTCGTAACGATCAAGATTGGGGCGATGGTGGCATGACAGAAGTTGTTCAGCGTCAGTTTCAGCTCAATCGCCGCGACGAATTTATTAAGGCATTTGTTCAGGAAGCGATCGCACGGGTAGTAAAGCCCATAACACAGAGAGCCGAAATAGTTGAACAAGAGCGACAAAACAGATTAGAAACTGGGGATTAA
- a CDS encoding DUF937 domain-containing protein gives MKLFEQIINAIDNPNQQGSTSQLGDILNTVQQLSNNTGTNPSTMQSALGILGGYVRSALREKQANYGNQEAQAVVNQYSGTSPNPQAVASLFSPMMQQQVAQAIAQRTGMNASMIQQLLPLLVPLVLNFLRTGANAQNPQTGGNSVLNSFLDADGDGDVDIADAMQTALRYLGR, from the coding sequence ATGAAGCTTTTTGAGCAAATTATCAATGCAATTGACAATCCCAATCAGCAAGGCAGTACCAGTCAGCTGGGGGATATTCTCAATACTGTACAGCAATTGAGTAATAATACTGGTACAAATCCATCTACCATGCAATCTGCTTTGGGTATTTTGGGTGGTTACGTGCGATCGGCTTTACGAGAAAAGCAAGCTAACTATGGCAATCAAGAAGCACAAGCTGTAGTCAATCAATATAGCGGCACCTCCCCTAATCCCCAAGCCGTAGCCAGCTTATTCTCGCCGATGATGCAACAGCAAGTGGCACAAGCGATCGCCCAACGTACGGGGATGAATGCAAGTATGATTCAACAATTACTGCCGTTGTTGGTTCCCTTAGTACTAAATTTTTTGCGAACTGGTGCAAATGCCCAAAATCCTCAAACTGGCGGCAATTCTGTGTTAAATTCCTTTCTTGATGCCGATGGCGATGGTGATGTAGATATAGCTGATGCTATGCAAACGGCTCTGCGGTATTTGGGCAGATAA
- a CDS encoding DALR anticodon-binding domain-containing protein translates to MEIANAIASHLLIETSDVFRVKIIPPGWIHLELAHLALAAWLKKLVSLGEEKGGTNKESVLVSEYRDVQLSSSLFPIQYAHARCCSLMRLVQQEELFISTNVIPWLDTQQKLRFNHPAEFRLMNELVKVMDELECSSTEAGVKWEKAALSLSQAFESFWCNCRIWGEVKTTSPELAQVRHGLIVATQWVLKFMLEDKLSAFAPSEL, encoded by the coding sequence ATGGAAATTGCCAATGCGATCGCCTCTCATTTATTGATAGAGACTAGCGACGTTTTCAGAGTTAAAATTATCCCGCCTGGCTGGATTCATTTAGAATTAGCTCATCTAGCTCTAGCTGCTTGGTTAAAAAAACTTGTATCTCTTGGAGAGGAAAAAGGGGGTACGAACAAAGAAAGTGTTCTTGTGTCAGAGTATCGCGACGTTCAATTGTCTTCTTCTCTATTTCCGATTCAGTATGCTCATGCACGCTGCTGCTCTTTAATGCGACTAGTTCAGCAAGAAGAGTTGTTTATTTCCACTAATGTAATACCTTGGCTGGATACACAGCAAAAACTACGGTTCAATCATCCTGCTGAATTTCGTCTGATGAACGAATTGGTGAAAGTGATGGATGAATTAGAATGTTCATCTACTGAGGCTGGGGTGAAGTGGGAAAAAGCAGCGCTTTCTCTGAGCCAAGCTTTTGAAAGTTTCTGGTGCAATTGCCGCATTTGGGGTGAGGTTAAAACGACTTCACCAGAATTAGCTCAAGTTAGGCATGGGTTAATCGTAGCTACTCAATGGGTTTTGAAATTTATGTTGGAAGATAAGCTGAGTGCTTTTGCCCCTTCTGAGTTATGA
- a CDS encoding DUF4114 domain-containing protein, whose translation MLKKTLTGLIFATTALTGFLFQVNSASAAGFTWDNSWQQPTIQGKQVTGFNDTPFQQYVQAERVALPNSGQFQLDPSKLFMKYSHDVNVYFINEGAGYRNQLAYQATGNTNKSGLVFNDIACSGSGCVGNWGGDTLKLGDGVNLGNVAGGTLLDFWLRADGLNRGNSANIFGTKTSSNADGLQHVVAYAVGNYILMGFEDLYGALGATGKDPKTGRTNEASDRDFNDVIVVLDIGADNVKALTSVPEPTVTLSVLGVGALGMLKLRRRRQNQVEKSS comes from the coding sequence ATGTTGAAAAAAACTTTGACAGGATTAATTTTTGCAACTACTGCTTTAACTGGATTTTTGTTTCAAGTAAACTCTGCATCTGCTGCTGGTTTTACATGGGATAATTCATGGCAGCAACCAACAATACAAGGCAAACAAGTCACTGGTTTTAATGACACTCCTTTCCAGCAATATGTGCAAGCAGAAAGAGTTGCCCTGCCAAATAGCGGACAATTTCAATTAGATCCTAGTAAGTTATTCATGAAATACAGTCATGATGTTAATGTTTATTTCATTAACGAAGGTGCTGGTTATAGAAACCAATTAGCTTATCAAGCAACGGGGAATACAAACAAATCTGGGCTAGTATTTAATGACATTGCTTGTAGTGGCTCTGGGTGTGTGGGTAACTGGGGTGGTGATACATTAAAGCTTGGCGATGGAGTCAATCTTGGCAATGTTGCAGGAGGCACTCTATTGGATTTTTGGTTAAGAGCTGATGGATTAAATCGTGGTAACTCTGCCAATATTTTTGGGACTAAAACTTCCTCAAATGCAGATGGATTGCAGCACGTGGTTGCCTATGCTGTCGGTAATTACATTTTGATGGGTTTTGAGGATCTGTATGGCGCTTTGGGTGCTACAGGAAAAGATCCGAAGACTGGCAGAACAAATGAAGCTTCTGATCGTGACTTTAATGATGTTATTGTCGTTCTTGATATTGGTGCCGATAACGTTAAAGCATTAACATCTGTTCCTGAACCGACAGTCACTTTATCAGTGTTGGGTGTGGGAGCATTAGGTATGCTAAAACTACGTCGTCGTCGTCAAAATCAAGTAGAAAAATCATCGTAA
- the polA gene encoding DNA polymerase I, with the protein MSQTTPPNHLASAFSNPTRPTFILIDGHSLAFRSYYAFAKGRDGGLRTKTGIPTSVCYGFLKSLLEVMANQQPQAIAVAFDLGLPTFRHEADDTYKADRPGTPEDFIPDLKNLHELLDGLNLKILTAPGYEADDILGTLAQKATVAGYKVKILTGDRDLFQLIDSEKEISVLYFSPEALKRSTTTNGITEFGREQVQEKLGVLPSQIVDFKALCGDKSDNIPGVKGIGEKTAVQLLNTYGSLEKIYASLPEIKGAIKQKLEVGKQDAEKSKYLAAIVLDVPLEVNLEECRLKGFDSSVLAPILEKLEFKIFLGKINELQQKFGGTVAQIFSPTTEEITEIQEENQDNDLWFFSAGDTALAQQQPQSSAAIKPRIIDTKAKLTELINQLQQFTNPNVPVAWDTETSDLEPRDAELVGIGCCWGTQPDEVAYIPIGHKTGENLAQDIVLQALRSILENANYPKALQNAKFDRLILHCQGINLARVVFDPMLASYLLNPDGSHNLSDLAQKYLGLTAKSYVDLVPKNKTIADIDIPTVADYCGMDVYATFQLVPKLRAELEKVPALHKLLVEVEQPLEPVLADMEYQGIRINTEYLQELSQQIERDLAKLEQQAYDIAAEKFNLGSPKQLSQILFEKLKLSTKHSRKIQTGYSTDAATLEKLREVDTTGIIDAIIEYRTLAKLKSTYVDALPSLVRPDTQRVHTDFNQTTTSTGRLSSSNPNLQNIPIRTAFSRQIRKAFIPEPGWLMVAADYSQIELRILAHLSQEPVLIEAYQKNEDIHTVTARLMFEKEDITSEERRIAKTINFGVIYGMGSLKFSRSTGVDKALANEFIQRFSKRYSQIFEYLEGLKKQAIAQGYVETILGRRRYFEFTSNSLRNLKGSKPEDIDLSKLKNLGAYDAGLLRSAANAPIQGSSADIIKIAMIRLHEILQNYQARLLLQVHDELVFEVPPDEWEELQPQIKSVMENAVQLRVPLVVDVRAGENWMETK; encoded by the coding sequence ATGTCCCAAACAACACCTCCAAACCACTTGGCTTCCGCTTTTTCCAACCCAACACGCCCCACGTTCATCCTGATTGATGGACACTCTCTAGCGTTTCGTTCTTACTACGCTTTTGCTAAAGGAAGAGACGGCGGGCTGAGAACTAAGACGGGGATTCCTACTAGTGTATGTTACGGCTTTCTGAAATCTCTTTTGGAGGTAATGGCAAACCAACAGCCACAAGCAATAGCAGTGGCGTTTGATTTGGGTTTGCCTACCTTTCGCCACGAAGCTGACGATACCTATAAAGCCGATCGCCCTGGCACGCCAGAAGACTTTATTCCTGATTTAAAAAATCTCCACGAGTTGTTGGATGGGCTGAATCTGAAAATTCTGACAGCTCCTGGCTATGAAGCAGATGATATATTGGGGACTTTAGCACAAAAAGCTACTGTTGCTGGTTATAAGGTTAAGATTCTGACAGGTGATCGCGACTTATTTCAACTTATCGATTCTGAGAAAGAAATTAGTGTTCTGTATTTTAGTCCGGAAGCTCTGAAGCGTTCCACAACTACAAATGGTATTACTGAGTTTGGACGAGAGCAAGTACAAGAAAAACTCGGCGTTTTACCTTCACAAATTGTCGATTTTAAAGCCCTTTGTGGTGATAAGTCAGATAATATTCCCGGTGTGAAGGGGATAGGCGAAAAAACTGCTGTACAGCTACTTAATACCTATGGTTCTCTAGAGAAAATATATGCTTCTTTACCTGAAATTAAAGGTGCAATTAAGCAAAAATTAGAAGTCGGTAAACAAGATGCCGAAAAGTCAAAGTATTTGGCGGCAATTGTACTTGATGTTCCTCTAGAAGTGAATTTAGAAGAGTGTCGATTAAAAGGGTTTGATAGCAGTGTTTTAGCACCTATTTTAGAAAAGCTAGAATTTAAGATTTTTTTAGGTAAGATTAACGAACTACAACAAAAATTTGGTGGCACTGTTGCACAAATATTTTCTCCCACAACAGAAGAGATAACCGAGATTCAAGAAGAAAATCAAGATAATGATTTGTGGTTTTTTAGTGCTGGTGATACAGCATTAGCTCAACAACAACCACAATCTAGTGCCGCTATCAAACCACGTATTATTGATACAAAAGCCAAATTAACTGAATTAATAAATCAATTACAGCAATTTACTAACCCTAATGTACCTGTTGCTTGGGATACTGAAACTAGCGATTTAGAACCACGGGATGCTGAGTTAGTAGGGATTGGCTGCTGTTGGGGAACCCAGCCAGATGAAGTAGCTTACATTCCTATAGGGCATAAGACTGGCGAAAATCTAGCTCAAGATATTGTGCTACAAGCACTACGTTCAATTCTCGAAAATGCTAATTATCCCAAAGCTTTGCAAAATGCCAAGTTTGACCGCTTGATTCTGCACTGTCAAGGAATTAACTTAGCAAGGGTAGTATTTGATCCCATGCTTGCAAGTTATCTTCTTAATCCTGATGGTAGCCACAATTTGAGTGATTTAGCTCAAAAATATTTGGGATTGACAGCAAAAAGCTATGTAGATTTAGTACCTAAAAATAAAACAATCGCTGACATAGATATTCCAACTGTTGCTGACTACTGCGGTATGGATGTTTATGCGACATTTCAATTAGTGCCGAAATTACGTGCAGAACTAGAGAAAGTTCCAGCTTTACATAAGTTATTAGTGGAAGTAGAACAACCACTAGAGCCTGTTTTGGCGGATATGGAATATCAGGGAATCCGCATCAATACAGAGTATTTGCAAGAACTTTCGCAGCAGATAGAAAGAGATTTAGCGAAGTTAGAACAGCAAGCTTATGATATTGCAGCAGAAAAATTCAATTTGGGTTCTCCTAAACAATTGAGTCAGATATTGTTTGAGAAATTAAAGCTAAGTACCAAACATTCTCGAAAAATACAAACGGGATATTCTACCGACGCAGCTACACTGGAAAAATTAAGAGAAGTTGATACAACTGGTATTATTGATGCCATTATTGAGTATCGCACTTTGGCTAAATTGAAGTCTACTTATGTTGATGCATTGCCATCATTGGTGCGTCCTGATACTCAGCGAGTACATACAGATTTTAATCAAACAACTACATCGACTGGCAGATTATCTTCTTCTAATCCTAATTTACAAAATATCCCGATTCGTACTGCTTTTAGTCGTCAAATTCGTAAGGCATTTATCCCAGAGCCAGGGTGGTTGATGGTGGCTGCTGATTATTCGCAAATTGAATTAAGAATACTGGCACATTTGAGTCAAGAACCAGTATTAATCGAGGCTTATCAAAAGAATGAAGATATTCACACAGTAACGGCACGACTGATGTTTGAAAAAGAAGATATAACTTCAGAAGAACGCCGGATAGCAAAAACTATTAACTTTGGTGTGATTTATGGCATGGGTTCATTAAAATTTTCGCGTTCTACTGGTGTGGATAAAGCACTGGCTAACGAATTTATTCAGCGATTTAGTAAACGTTATTCTCAGATTTTTGAATATTTAGAAGGATTGAAAAAACAAGCGATCGCTCAAGGTTATGTAGAAACAATTCTCGGACGTCGGCGTTATTTTGAGTTTACCAGTAATAGCCTGCGTAATTTAAAAGGCAGTAAACCAGAAGATATTGATTTGAGTAAATTAAAGAATTTAGGTGCCTACGATGCGGGTTTATTGCGCTCTGCTGCCAATGCCCCAATTCAAGGCTCTAGCGCCGATATTATTAAAATTGCTATGATCAGGCTGCATGAAATTCTGCAAAATTATCAGGCGCGGTTATTGTTACAAGTTCATGATGAATTGGTGTTTGAAGTTCCTCCTGATGAGTGGGAAGAATTACAACCACAAATCAAGTCGGTGATGGAAAATGCTGTACAGTTGCGCGTACCTTTAGTAGTAGATGTGCGCGCAGGTGAAAACTGGATGGAGACGAAATAA
- a CDS encoding serine/threonine-protein kinase, protein MTNHMIGKVLQGRYQIVQTLDAGVFGQTYIAIDLVHEQHKCVIKQLKVSSSQPEYLQTQRLYFLSETETLKHLGKHKQIPKLITCFQEKQRFYLVQEFIEGHALTAELPIHQRLGYSWSESEVIELLQDVLGILQFVHSQGVIHCDIKPDNLIRRACDGKLVLIDFGSIQTIDCGSDAVLPIDKFPVTSLGYIPPEQFIGQTQPNSDIYALGMIAIQALTGLSPLQLKTDPRSNEMIWRSEQISVSDRLAAILSQMIRHNYQARFQSTTEVLQALKQISTGNGQSTVLPNPAKTENDKNCKSSKSSLLTGMKVGLVVNSLAMGFGVYALVNNSPVHSETDTLYEATKAYQAGDLEEAIALAKKIPSSSNVYPEAQATIEKWQNQWQTAAENYLTAEKALHEGRWVDALNAASQVPDNLYWQTKTDKIVDQAKVKIEAQTHKLLTKAYQKASVKDFNTALTYLRQVPQESSANTLVQQKLAEYNQKQQVRAVFLLQQAYRQAAVSKFEAAIKYLQQIPKNTSVYATAQLKLIEYTHKQHLQAEAQKLAQSKILSTDKIKEVVNRSRTNTNLQSFDPESELQEVNTQLQTRL, encoded by the coding sequence ATGACTAATCACATGATTGGTAAAGTTCTGCAAGGACGTTACCAAATTGTGCAAACCCTTGATGCAGGTGTTTTTGGGCAAACATACATTGCTATAGATCTCGTACATGAACAACATAAATGTGTAATCAAGCAGCTTAAGGTTTCGAGTTCTCAACCTGAGTACTTACAAACTCAGAGGTTATACTTTCTCAGTGAAACTGAAACTCTCAAGCATCTGGGAAAACACAAGCAAATTCCCAAACTGATTACCTGCTTTCAGGAAAAACAGCGTTTTTACCTAGTACAAGAGTTTATTGAAGGACACGCTCTAACGGCAGAATTACCAATTCACCAACGTCTGGGTTATTCCTGGAGTGAAAGTGAAGTTATTGAATTATTACAAGATGTGCTAGGTATTCTGCAATTCGTTCATTCTCAAGGAGTTATTCACTGCGACATTAAGCCAGATAATTTAATTAGGCGTGCTTGTGATGGCAAGTTAGTTTTAATCGACTTTGGTTCTATCCAGACGATTGATTGTGGCTCAGATGCAGTATTGCCTATTGATAAATTTCCCGTTACCTCATTAGGGTATATTCCGCCAGAACAATTTATTGGTCAAACACAACCTAACAGTGATATTTATGCTTTGGGTATGATTGCAATCCAAGCTTTGACGGGGCTTTCTCCATTGCAATTAAAAACAGATCCTCGTAGCAACGAAATGATTTGGCGTTCTGAGCAGATTTCAGTTAGCGATCGCCTCGCTGCCATCCTCAGTCAAATGATCCGCCACAATTACCAAGCTCGTTTTCAATCAACAACTGAAGTACTACAAGCACTCAAACAAATATCAACAGGTAATGGGCAGAGTACTGTATTGCCGAACCCAGCCAAAACCGAAAATGATAAAAATTGTAAATCCTCCAAATCATCTCTACTAACGGGTATGAAAGTTGGATTAGTCGTAAATTCGTTGGCTATGGGTTTTGGGGTATATGCTTTAGTCAATAATTCTCCTGTTCACTCAGAAACAGATACTTTATATGAAGCAACAAAAGCATATCAAGCAGGAGATTTAGAGGAAGCGATCGCTCTAGCGAAAAAGATTCCTTCAAGCAGTAATGTCTATCCAGAGGCTCAAGCCACCATCGAAAAATGGCAAAACCAGTGGCAAACGGCTGCTGAAAATTATTTAACAGCTGAAAAAGCTTTGCATGAAGGAAGATGGGTAGATGCACTGAATGCGGCATCTCAAGTTCCTGATAATTTGTATTGGCAAACAAAAACAGACAAAATAGTTGATCAAGCAAAAGTTAAAATCGAGGCACAAACCCATAAATTATTAACAAAAGCTTACCAAAAAGCATCAGTCAAAGATTTTAATACCGCTTTAACTTACTTACGCCAAGTTCCTCAAGAATCCTCTGCTAACACCTTAGTACAACAGAAGTTAGCTGAGTATAACCAAAAACAACAAGTGAGGGCAGTTTTCTTACTACAACAAGCATATCGTCAAGCAGCAGTAAGCAAATTTGAAGCTGCGATCAAATATCTTCAACAAATTCCCAAAAATACGTCGGTGTATGCAACCGCTCAACTTAAGTTAATTGAGTATACTCACAAGCAACACCTCCAAGCTGAAGCTCAAAAGCTAGCTCAATCAAAAATACTTAGCACCGATAAAATTAAGGAGGTAGTTAATCGCAGTCGTACAAACACAAATCTACAATCTTTCGATCCTGAAAGCGAATTGCAAGAGGTAAATACTCAACTACAAACACGTTTATAA
- a CDS encoding PEP-CTERM sorting domain-containing protein has translation MLNATSKKLSQLAATAALGATMLSAVGTAPANAASITAFNISGQFAPEAVTGSVGLPTLLGGGSFKGTYEVDTDKLPDNGPGVFLQNWEVSLFDSSNNFVKKFSKSIPNNSAFVQTNALRFTEADFTPPPSFSVLSVIFPPGFKGEGKIQGGFQDYNPFDGSFGSIAIVSGKSEPVPEPFTIAGTAVAGAMGLWMKRKQQKAS, from the coding sequence ATGCTTAACGCAACATCAAAAAAGTTATCTCAGCTCGCTGCCACCGCAGCCCTTGGCGCTACTATGCTTAGTGCTGTGGGAACTGCCCCCGCAAATGCTGCAAGCATCACAGCATTCAACATCTCTGGGCAGTTTGCTCCCGAAGCTGTCACAGGTTCAGTTGGATTACCTACGCTCTTGGGAGGTGGTTCTTTTAAAGGAACTTATGAAGTAGATACGGATAAACTACCAGATAATGGCCCCGGAGTGTTTTTGCAGAACTGGGAAGTGAGTTTATTTGACTCTTCTAATAATTTTGTGAAAAAATTCTCCAAATCGATTCCTAACAACTCCGCTTTCGTACAAACAAATGCACTTCGCTTTACAGAAGCCGATTTTACTCCTCCTCCATCATTCTCAGTTCTTTCTGTAATCTTTCCACCAGGATTTAAAGGAGAGGGTAAGATCCAGGGTGGGTTCCAAGATTACAACCCATTTGACGGTTCTTTTGGAAGTATTGCTATTGTCTCTGGTAAAAGTGAGCCTGTACCTGAACCCTTTACTATTGCCGGTACAGCAGTTGCTGGTGCTATGGGGTTGTGGATGAAGCGTAAGCAGCAAAAAGCTTCCTAA
- a CDS encoding Cof-type HAD-IIB family hydrolase, which yields MQKASAPHLESVGIADIAAQSTDIKLLVLDIDGTIAGQSNTITEPVKQAISAVQAQGVKVAIATGRMYRSALRFHQEINSILPLIAYQGAWIQDPVSQTMHRHLPVSREIAEQLLDYFEQPELRSLLSVHFYINDQLYVREVTPETQIYAERSGIIPISVGDLRQVLSNEPTKILALCDDTDIIDNLLGSLASQYTPAELYLTKSVATFFEATNPFANKGAAVRYLAEEQLGLQSHNVMTIGDNFNDVEMLNYAGIGIAMGNAPPQVQAIANWIAPNVEENGVAVAIKKLLL from the coding sequence ATGCAGAAAGCATCTGCCCCTCACTTAGAATCAGTTGGTATTGCAGATATTGCTGCACAATCTACAGACATTAAATTACTTGTTTTAGATATAGATGGAACTATTGCTGGGCAATCGAACACCATCACCGAACCCGTCAAGCAAGCAATTAGTGCGGTGCAAGCCCAAGGAGTTAAAGTAGCCATCGCGACAGGCAGAATGTATCGCTCTGCCTTGCGTTTCCATCAAGAAATTAACTCTATTTTGCCTTTAATAGCCTATCAAGGAGCGTGGATTCAAGACCCAGTCTCTCAAACAATGCATCGACATTTACCTGTTTCTAGGGAAATTGCCGAGCAGCTATTGGATTATTTTGAACAACCAGAACTACGATCGCTGTTGTCTGTTCACTTTTATATCAATGATCAACTCTACGTCCGAGAAGTCACACCAGAAACTCAAATTTATGCAGAACGTTCTGGTATTATCCCCATTTCCGTAGGTGACTTACGCCAAGTCTTGAGCAACGAACCTACAAAAATTTTGGCTTTATGTGATGACACAGATATTATTGACAACTTACTAGGCTCTTTGGCTAGTCAATATACCCCTGCTGAACTGTATCTCACCAAATCTGTTGCTACATTCTTTGAAGCAACTAACCCTTTCGCTAACAAAGGAGCAGCAGTCCGCTACTTAGCTGAAGAACAACTGGGGCTACAATCTCACAATGTTATGACTATTGGTGATAATTTTAATGATGTGGAAATGCTCAATTACGCTGGCATAGGTATTGCAATGGGCAATGCGCCACCACAGGTACAAGCGATCGCCAATTGGATTGCACCTAATGTTGAAGAAAACGGGGTAGCAGTGGCGATTAAAAAATTACTGCTTTAA
- a CDS encoding Crp/Fnr family transcriptional regulator, translated as MTSLSSAERSLLPMQSPSSFSEASRPFLTWQRILDWAQEHYRCRTFSKDERIPARPGLLYLVQRGAIRMVGTAQVSATASQLTSRRINRTPEEAFLGFVGAGQPFEIVAQSPFTLQAYAHVDQTMVLWMYWHDLDNWPHFRREVMDAFRLQHQRKLLWLSALGQRRTIDRLLGFLTLLIEEYGEPAMSETDPEVIRGYCLPFPLTHAQIGSAIGSTRVTVTRLMGKLRQRGLILTQGDNLICLPAESINRAS; from the coding sequence ATGACGTCTTTGTCTTCAGCCGAACGCTCTTTGTTACCTATGCAATCTCCATCCTCTTTTTCTGAGGCATCACGGCCTTTTTTAACTTGGCAACGGATTCTTGATTGGGCTCAGGAACACTATCGCTGCCGCACCTTTAGCAAAGATGAGCGCATTCCAGCCCGACCTGGATTGCTGTATTTGGTGCAAAGGGGTGCGATCCGTATGGTAGGAACCGCCCAAGTGAGTGCTACAGCCAGTCAGTTAACGTCTCGACGCATTAATAGAACTCCAGAAGAAGCTTTCTTGGGGTTTGTTGGTGCAGGACAGCCGTTTGAAATTGTTGCTCAATCACCATTCACGCTCCAGGCTTACGCACACGTTGACCAAACTATGGTGTTGTGGATGTACTGGCACGATTTAGATAACTGGCCTCACTTCCGCCGTGAAGTGATGGATGCCTTCAGGTTACAGCACCAGCGAAAGTTGCTGTGGCTGAGTGCTTTAGGACAACGCCGTACAATTGACCGACTTCTAGGATTCCTCACATTATTGATTGAGGAATATGGAGAGCCGGCAATGAGCGAAACCGATCCTGAAGTTATTCGTGGTTATTGTTTACCTTTCCCTCTTACTCATGCCCAAATTGGCAGTGCCATTGGTTCGACTCGTGTTACTGTCACCCGTTTGATGGGCAAGTTGCGTCAACGCGGCTTGATTTTAACTCAAGGGGATAATCTTATCTGCTTGCCAGCAGAGTCGATTAATAGAGCCAGCTAA